One genomic window of Nicotiana sylvestris chromosome 10, ASM39365v2, whole genome shotgun sequence includes the following:
- the LOC104226491 gene encoding PHD finger protein ALFIN-LIKE 4-like — protein sequence MEGCQQYNPRTVEEVFRDFKGRRAALIKALTTDVEEFYQQCDPEKENLCLYGFPSEQWEVNLPAEEVPPELPEPALGINFARDGMQEKDWLSLVAVHSDAWLLSVAFYFGARFGFDRADRRRLFNMMNDLPTIFEVVSGTAKKQSKEKSSVSNHSSTKSKSNSKVAQRGSESQVKYSRPQPKDEDEDGLEDDEQGETLCGACGENYASDEFWICCDICEIWFHGKCVKITPARAEHIKQYKCPSCSSNKRARP from the exons ATGGAGGGATGTCAACAATACAATCCACGAACAGTGGAAGAAGTATTTAGAGATTTTAAGGGTCGAAGAGCTGCACTTATTAAAGCTCTTACCACCG ATGTTGAAGAATTTTATCAACAATGTGACCCAG AGAAAGAAAACCTTTGCCTTTATGGATTTCCAAGTGAACAGTGGGAAGTCAATTTACCAGCTGAAGAAGTGCCACCGGAGCTTCCCGAGCCTGCTCTGGGAATAAACTTCGCCCGAGATGGCATGCAAGAGAAGGACTGGCTCTCCTTGGTCGCTGTGCATAGTGATGCATGGTTACTTTCCGTTGCATTTTATTTTGGTGCTAGATTTGGGTTTGATAGAGCTGATAG GAGAAGATTGTTTAATATGATGAATGATCTTCCTACAATTTTTGAGGTTGTGTCTGGAACAGCCAAGAAACAATCAAAAGAAAAGTCATCAGTGTCAAATCACAGCAGCACCAAGTCTAAGTCAAACTCAAAG GTGGCACAACGTGGATCTGAATCCCAGGTCAAGTATTCAAGACCACAACCAAAAGATGAGGATGAAGATGGCTTGGAAGATGACGAGCAAGGAGAAACACTATGTGGGGCTTGCGGCGAAAACTATGCATCTGACGAATTCTGGATCTGCTGTGACATATGTGAGATATGGTTCCATGGGAAGTGTGTTAAAATCACTCCTGCTAGGGCAGAGCATATCAAGCAGTACAAGTGCCCATCTTGCAGCAGCAACAAGAGAGCACGCCCTTGA
- the LOC104226492 gene encoding uncharacterized protein: MSLSMAEDESTSKIQLPADIDWEMLDKSKFFFLGAALFSGVSSTLYPIVVLKTRQQVMTKQIPCLKMAVSMLRSEGYRGFYRGFGTSLTGTIPARVLYMGALEMTKSNVGTVTAKLGLAEASSSAIANAAAGLSAALAAQLVWTPVDVVSQRLMVQRSGNSRYGVVGLKYYNGGIDACRKIICSDGLRGLYRGFGISILTYAPSNAVWWGSYSIAQRVIWGSIGCYFCKKDDECSYRQPKGKAMLAVQGLSAALASGISALVTMPLDTVKTRLQVLDDQEWCCRRRPTIIQTVRNLVKEGGLGACYRGLGPRWASMSMSATTMITTYEFLKRLSTKNQESFV, encoded by the coding sequence ATGAGCTTGAGTATGGCAGAGGATGAATCAACTTCAAAAATCCAACTTCCTGCAGATATAGATTGGGAAATGCTTGACAAATCCAAGTTTTTTTTCTTAGGTGCTGCGCTATTTTCTGGTGTCTCGAGCACACTGTATCCGATTGTAGTGTTGAAAACGCGGCAGCAAGTTATGACTAAGCAAATACCATGTCTAAAAATGGCAGTATCCATGTTGAGGAGTGAAGGGTACAGAGGATTTTACAGGGGATTTGGTACTTCCCTCACGGGGACCATTCCTGCACGCGTCCTTTACATGGGCGCGCTTGAAATGACCAAAAGTAATGTTGGAACTGTTACTGCTAAGTTGGGATTGGCCGAGGCATCTTCCTCGGCCATTGCCAATGCGGCTGCTGGTCTCAGCGCTGCATTGGCGGCCCAATTGGTGTGGACCCCGGTTGATGTTGTGAGCCAGAGATTAATGGTCCAACGAAGTGGAAATTCTAGGTATGGTGTTGTTGGATTGAAGTATTATAATGGTGGGATCGACGCGTGTAGAAAGATAATTTGTAGTGATGGTTTAAGGGGATTGTATAGAGGATTTGGCATTTCAATACTGACTTATGCACCTTCAAATGCAGTTTGGTGGGGCTCATACTCTATTGCTCAAAGAGTGATATGGGGTTCAATTGgctgctatttttgcaaaaaagacGATGAGTGTAGTTATAGGCAGCCAAAGGGGAAGGCAATGTTGGCGGTTCAAGGGTTGAGTGCAGCATTGGCTAGTGGAATATCTGCATTAGTGACAATGCCACTTGACACTGTCAAGACAAGATTGCAAGTGTTAGATGATCAAGAATGGTGTTGTAGGAGAAGACCAACAATTATACAGACAGTGAGGAATTTAGTGAAGGAAGGTGGATTAGGTGCATGTTATAGAGGATTAGGTCCAAGATGGGCATCAATGTCTATGTCTGCAACAACTATGATCACTACTTATGAGTTCCTCAAGAGGTTATCTACCAAGAATCAAGAGAGCTTTGTTTGA